CTGGCGATCGGCCGCCCCATCCGGATCGTCCGCATCTTCGTCGCCGTCTTCGGCTGCCTGGCAGGCGCGTGCGCGGTGCTCCTCGCCTGGCTGCAGGATCCTGCCGATCCCGGGCGGCTGGCCCTCATCGGCGGGCTGGTGCTGTTCCTGGTCAGCGGAATGGTCTACAGCGAGCCGAGTTCACTGAGCACCTGGCGTTCGACGATGGAGCTGGACATCGCGCGACGAAACTCGACGGAGGTCGGCGCGCAACGCGAGCGACTTCGTCTCTCGGAGGATCTGCACGACATGCTGGGGCACACCCTGGAAGTGGTAGCGCTCAAGGCCGAGCTGGCGACCCGGCTCGGGACCGTCGACCCGGAGCGGGCCAGAAGCGAGATGGCCGAGGTGCAACGCCTGGCCAGGACGTCGTTGCAGGAGGTTCGCGGTCTCGTCCGAGATCGACAGGAGACGGACCTGGTCGTCGAGCTCAGCAGCGTTCAGGCTCTGCTGAGCTCGGCGGGCATCCACTGCGACATCCGGGGCGAGGCCACCGACTTCGACCAGTTGACCCGTCAGCTCTTCGGCCGGGTCCTCCGTGAGTCGGCGACGAACCTGCTGCGACACGCCGAACCCGCCCACTGTCAGATCCACCTCGCCGACAGGCGAGGACACGCCTCGATGATCGTGATCAACGACGGCGTGGCCGATCACCACGACGAGAAGACCGAGGGCACGGGACTCGCCGGACTAGCCAGAAGGCTGGCCGAACACGGCGGCACCGTGGCCGCCGGGCCGGGCACCGAGCCGGGCACATTCCGGGTCGAGGCCTCGTTGCCCGGTGTGTCCCTGCGGGGTGCGCGATGATCCGCGTGGTGCTGGTCGACGACGAGCGGCTGACGAGGGACGCGGTGGCCGCGCTGCTCGCCCTGGAGTCGGATCTCGACGTGGTCGGGCAGGCGTCGGACGGGGCGGCTGCGGTGGCACTGGTCTTGGAGCTGGTTCCCGACATCGTCGTGCTGGACGTCGAGATGCCCGGACTTCAGGGCCCGGACGTGGTCGAACGTGTGATGGCCTCGGCGAGCGGAATCCAGTGCATGATCCTCACCCGGCATGCGCGACCCGGTGTGCTGCGGCGCGCGCTTGCCGCAGGCGCACGGGGATTCCTGCCGAAGAACGTGCCCGTCTCGCAGCTCGCGGATGCGATCAGGAGGGTGCATTCCGGCAGACGCTACGTCGACGAGTCCATGGCCGCGGAGGCGCTGGCCGAATCGCCCTGCCCGCTGACCGATCGCGAGCGCGAGATGCTGGCGATGGTCACGGATTCCCGGACGGCCGCCGACATCGCCCGGCTGGTCCACCTGTCCTCCGGGACGGTCCGCAACTATCTCTCCTCCGCGATGAGCAAACTGGCGGCTCGGACCCGAACCGAGGCCGCTCGTATCGCCCGTGATCACGGCTGGATCTGATCAACGGGCCCGCGCCTCGACTGTCGTCGCGGTCCTGGTGCTCCTCGGGCAGGCTCGGGCGCCGAGTTCGGCAGTCCGGCGGTAGCGGAGCCCGGTAATGCCGCAGTGCCGGACTGCCGCAGCGCCGTGCGCCTGGTGCTTCTCGGGCAGCTCGGCGGAGAGCCGTGTCGCCGAACTCCATCGCCTGCGCGGCTCGACAGCCGAGCCCGACCTCGGCGGTCCGGTGGCGGGTCGTCGGAATCCGCCGCCGTGCGCGACGACGTCGTGTTCAGCCCCGAGGTGTGTTGGCCGGCATGGTGGGGGGATGAGCGAACTGACCTTCGGCGAGGAAGCACAGAGTCTGATCTCGGCATACTCGGACCTGCTTGTGCAGGCGGGCGAGGCGGGAGCCGAGCCGGACCCTGATCGCCAGGCGATGGTCGAGGCGCTCGAGGTGGGCGAACGTCTCGTCGAGCTGCTGACCGCGCGGGCCGACGAGTATCGGGAGTCGATGGCGTCGTTGCGGAGGCGACTGGAGCAGCCTGCCGGGTGAGAACCGAGAAACGCAGGCGGCGGCCGGGCGGGCACCGGATCACTCCTGCGCGGGATCTCGACAGAGACCAACCGGTCGAGTGCATTCGCCCCTGGGCAGTCCGGCACCGGTGGGAGCTCCGACGGGAGGCCCGTGGCGAGAAGGCCCAGCGGGCCGGGCCGACGCCGGACGTCACGGCCTACGCAGAGGCGACCGGCGACTCAAGGGCGGTCCATGCGGTCACGGAGCCGCTGGACGTGTTCCTCGACAGACCGCTGGTGTTCTGCGGAGGCCTTCCGGTCTGCGCGGGCTAGGGCCAGCGCCGCCTCGGCCGACAGCTGGGCGCACATCATCATGTCCAGGACGGCCTCCCGACGGTCCTCAGTCTCGGCCGCGACGAGCATGGGCCGGAGGTGCTCCACCATGCGCTCCATCTCCCCGGCCGACGCCACCAGCGCGTCGCGGGCTGCGGCCATCGCGGCGCGTCCTCGGTTGAAGTGATCCATGGCCTCGTGCCGTCGCTGTGGGGAGAGCTGGTCGAGACTCCGCAGCAGTTCGTCGCTCAGCTCGATGTTCCAGATGTCCTTCTCCGCGCTCATCTGCTCAGCCTGGCACGGGGACGTGCTCGTGCGCGCCTGAGTTCTGCCCTGACTTCGGTCCTGACTTCGGCGTAGGCTGATCCACAGGTGCCTGACACTGCGGGTGACCCACCCCGTTTTGACCCGTCCCAGCGGGTGCGGGTATCTTTGCTGCCTGGGCCCGACTTGTGTTGGGCTGGTCTGTGTGCCTGTGATCGTTGGCTCATCGCCTCCGTAACCACAGGACGGTGGAAGTCTTCCGGGTTGGCCGAGGGTTTCACGCCTGTGGGCGTGGAAGCGGGCGACACGCCCGACCTCGGGTTACGGGGGACAGCCGCGTGACTCCAGACACGACCCGCAAGGGTCGGATATAGCCTGAGGTGCTCAAAGGAGCATCTTTACGTAGCGAACGGAAGAAGTAGCCGGTCCATGCCCACGATCCAGCAGCTGGTCCGCAAGGGCCGCCAGGACAAGGTCGCGAAGACCAAGACCGCGGCGCTCAAGGGGAGCCCGCAGCGGCGCGGTGTGTGCACCCGCGTCTACACGACCACCCCTAAGAAGCCCAACTCGGCGCTGCGCAAGGTCGCGCGTGTCAAGCTGACCAGCGGCATCGAGGTGACGGCCTACATCCCCGGTGAGGGCCACAACCTGCAGGAGCACTCGATGGTGCTCGTTCGTGGCGGCCGTGTTAAGGACCTGCCCGGTGTTCGTTACAAGATCATCCGTGGCTCTCTTGACACGCAGGGCGTGAAGAACCGCAAGCAGGCCCGCAGCCGGTACGGTGCGAAGAAGGAGAAGAGCTAACCATGCCCCGCAAGGGACCGGCCCCCAAGCGGCCGCTTATCTCCGACCCGGTGTACGCCTCGCCGCTGGTGACCCAGCTCATCAACAAGGTGCTGGTCGACGGCAAGCGTTCAGTGGCTGAGAAGATCGTGTACGAGGCCCTGGAGGGCAGTCGCGAGAAGACCGGCACCGACCCGGTCGTCACGCTCAAGCGCGCGCTCGACAACGTCAAGCCCGCCCTGGAGGTGCGCAGCCGCCGTGTCGGTGGCGCGACCTACCAGGTGCCGGTGGAGGTGCGGGCGAGCCGCTCCACCACGCTGGCTCTGCGGTGGCTGGTCGGCTTCGCCCGTCAGCGTCGTGAGAAGACGATGGTCGAGCGCCTGACGAACGAGCTGCTGGACGCGAGCAACGGACTCGGGGCGAGTGTGAAGCGCCGCGAAGACACCCACAAGATGGCCGAGTCGAACAAGGCCTTCGCGCATTACCGCTGGTGATCGAGGATGCCCGACACGATCGACTTCGTCGGTCACGGCTCCGCCTCGGATCGGACATCCGATTCGAGGCCTGCTGTTGTCGGGCCTTCGGCCACCCCTAGAGACAGCTAGACAAAGCTGATCAGGAACGGGGAAGACTCTCGTGGCACGCGACGTGCTGACTGACCTGGCCAAGGTCCGCAACATCGGGATCATGGCCCACATCGACGCGGGCAAGACCACCACGACCGAGCGGATCCTCTTCTACACGGGGATCAACTACAAGATCGGCGAGGTGCACGACGGCGCGGCGACGATGGACTGGATGGAGGAGGAGCAGAAGCGGGGTATCACCATCACCTCGGCTGCCACCACCACCTTCTGGGCAGACCACCAGATCAACATCATCGACACTCCCGGGCACGTCGACTTCACCGTCGAGGTGGAACGGTCGTTGCGCGTGCTCGACGGCGCGGTCGCGGTGTTCGATGGCAAGGAAGGCGTCGAGCCGCAGTCCGAGCAGGTCTGGCGGCAGGCGGACAAGTACGAGGTTCCGCGAGTCTGCTTCGTCAACAAGATGGACAAGCTCGGTGCGGACTTCTACTTCACCGTGCGCACCATCGAGGAGCGCCTCGGTGCCCGCCCGCTCGTCATCCAGCTGCCCATCGGTGCTGAGAACGACTTCGCGGGTGTCGTCGACCTGGTGAACATGCGCGCGCTGACCTGGCGTGGCGACGTTCAGAAGGGCGAGGACTACACCGTCGAGGAGATCCCGGCGGATCTGGCCGAGAAGGCCGCCGAGTACCGGGAGAAGCTCGTCGAGGCCGTGGCCGAGACCGACGAGGAGCTCATGGAGCTCTACCTCGGCGGTGGCGAGTTGTCGCTGGAGCAGATCAAGGCGGGCATCCGCAAGATCACGATCGCTCGTGAGGCCTACCCGGTGCTCTGTGGCTCCGCGTTCAAGAACAAGGGCGTTCAGCCCATGCTCGACGCGGTCATCGACTACCTGCCCTCGCCGCTGGACGTGCCGCCGATGGAGGGTCTGCTGCTCGACGGCGAGACTCCCGCCACTCGGCAGCCCAACGTCGACGAGCCCTTCTCCGCCCTGGCATTCAAGATCGCCGCGCACCCGTTCTTCGGGAAGCTGACCTACATCCGGGTCTACTCGGGCAAGGTCAGCTCCGGCACGCAGCTCGTGAACGCCACCAAGGACCGGAAGGAGCGCATCGGGAAGCTCTTCCAGATGCACTCCAACAAGGAGAACCCGGTCGAGGACGCGCAGGCGGGTCACATCTACGCGGTGATCGGTCTCAAGGAGACCACCACCGGTGACACGCTCGCCGACCCGCAGAAGCCCATCGTCCTCGAGTCGATGAGCTTCCCGGAGCCGGTCATCCAGGTGGCGATCGAGCCCAAGACCAAGAGTGACCAGGAGAAGCTGGGTACGGCGATCCAGAAGCTCGCCGAGGAAGACCCGACGTTCCAGGTCAAGCTTGACGAGGAGACCGGTCAGACCATCATCGCCGGTATGGGCGAGCTGCACCTCGAGGTGCTGGTCAACCGGATGAAGAGCGACTACAAGGTCGAGGCGAACATCGGTAAGCCGCAGGTGGCCTACCGGGAGACGATTCGCAAGACGATCGAGAAGGTCGAGTACACCCACAAGAAGCAGACGGGTGGCTCTGGCCAGTTCGCTCGAGTGATCGTGAAGCTGGAACCGTTGGAGAGCACCGACGGTGCGCTCTACGAGTTCGAGAACAAGGTCAGCGGTGGCCGGGTGCCGAGGGAGTACATTCCGTCGGTCGACGCGGGCGCCCAGGACGCGATGCAGTACGGAGTGTTGGCGGGCTACCCGCTGGTGGGGCTGAAGTTCACCCTGCTGGACGGCGCCTACCACGAGGTGGACTCCTCCGAGATGGCGTTCAAGATCGCCGGTTCGATGGCGATGAAGGAAGCCGCTCGCAAGGCCTCCCCGGCACTGCTCGAGCCCATGATGGCTGTCGAGGTGACGACCCCTGAGGATTACATGGGCGACGTCATCGGCGACCTGAACTCCCGCCGTGGCCACATCCAGGCCATGGAGGAGCGCAGTGGTGCGCGCGTCGTCAAGGCGCTCGTTCCTCTGTCGGAGATGTTCGGGTATGTCGGCGACCTGCGTTCCAAGACGCAGGGTCGGGCGAACTACTCGATGCAGTTCGACTCCTACGCCGAGGTTCCGACGAACGTCGCAAAGGAGATCATCGCGAAGGCGACCGGTGAGTGAGTCTCACCTGTAACGCGGCCTGCCGAGGAGTTCTCCTCGGCTCGGCTGCGGGTGAGCGGCTCGACCAGCCGACGCAAATCCAGCGGTAAGTGCTCCGGTGCCCGTCGGGCTCCGGAGCCCTCCGAGGGGGAAATGTCATCGGCCGCCTCGTATGGGCGGCGAAAATCGAAACCGTCGAGCACATACAACAGTCCGTGCGGCGGAAAGATTAAGTCCAGGAGGACAAACCAGTGGCGAAGGCGAAGTTCGAGCGGACGAAGCCGC
The Actinoalloteichus fjordicus DNA segment above includes these coding regions:
- the fusA gene encoding elongation factor G; the encoded protein is MARDVLTDLAKVRNIGIMAHIDAGKTTTTERILFYTGINYKIGEVHDGAATMDWMEEEQKRGITITSAATTTFWADHQINIIDTPGHVDFTVEVERSLRVLDGAVAVFDGKEGVEPQSEQVWRQADKYEVPRVCFVNKMDKLGADFYFTVRTIEERLGARPLVIQLPIGAENDFAGVVDLVNMRALTWRGDVQKGEDYTVEEIPADLAEKAAEYREKLVEAVAETDEELMELYLGGGELSLEQIKAGIRKITIAREAYPVLCGSAFKNKGVQPMLDAVIDYLPSPLDVPPMEGLLLDGETPATRQPNVDEPFSALAFKIAAHPFFGKLTYIRVYSGKVSSGTQLVNATKDRKERIGKLFQMHSNKENPVEDAQAGHIYAVIGLKETTTGDTLADPQKPIVLESMSFPEPVIQVAIEPKTKSDQEKLGTAIQKLAEEDPTFQVKLDEETGQTIIAGMGELHLEVLVNRMKSDYKVEANIGKPQVAYRETIRKTIEKVEYTHKKQTGGSGQFARVIVKLEPLESTDGALYEFENKVSGGRVPREYIPSVDAGAQDAMQYGVLAGYPLVGLKFTLLDGAYHEVDSSEMAFKIAGSMAMKEAARKASPALLEPMMAVEVTTPEDYMGDVIGDLNSRRGHIQAMEERSGARVVKALVPLSEMFGYVGDLRSKTQGRANYSMQFDSYAEVPTNVAKEIIAKATGE
- the rpsL gene encoding 30S ribosomal protein S12, giving the protein MPTIQQLVRKGRQDKVAKTKTAALKGSPQRRGVCTRVYTTTPKKPNSALRKVARVKLTSGIEVTAYIPGEGHNLQEHSMVLVRGGRVKDLPGVRYKIIRGSLDTQGVKNRKQARSRYGAKKEKS
- a CDS encoding response regulator transcription factor, coding for MIRVVLVDDERLTRDAVAALLALESDLDVVGQASDGAAAVALVLELVPDIVVLDVEMPGLQGPDVVERVMASASGIQCMILTRHARPGVLRRALAAGARGFLPKNVPVSQLADAIRRVHSGRRYVDESMAAEALAESPCPLTDREREMLAMVTDSRTAADIARLVHLSSGTVRNYLSSAMSKLAARTRTEAARIARDHGWI
- a CDS encoding sensor histidine kinase, coding for MTATPPIEVLRRRTAVAIVSSAATAAMLPVVMILFRGASGPVGVVLILGSVLFMPLHWYCLRSGLRAPATPVDLRVTVPLLGLAVLLALLGSGQSDVGWLWFVIIGFAVADLAIGRPIRIVRIFVAVFGCLAGACAVLLAWLQDPADPGRLALIGGLVLFLVSGMVYSEPSSLSTWRSTMELDIARRNSTEVGAQRERLRLSEDLHDMLGHTLEVVALKAELATRLGTVDPERARSEMAEVQRLARTSLQEVRGLVRDRQETDLVVELSSVQALLSSAGIHCDIRGEATDFDQLTRQLFGRVLRESATNLLRHAEPAHCQIHLADRRGHASMIVINDGVADHHDEKTEGTGLAGLARRLAEHGGTVAAGPGTEPGTFRVEASLPGVSLRGAR
- the rpsG gene encoding 30S ribosomal protein S7; translated protein: MPRKGPAPKRPLISDPVYASPLVTQLINKVLVDGKRSVAEKIVYEALEGSREKTGTDPVVTLKRALDNVKPALEVRSRRVGGATYQVPVEVRASRSTTLALRWLVGFARQRREKTMVERLTNELLDASNGLGASVKRREDTHKMAESNKAFAHYRW